Genomic DNA from Solanum dulcamara chromosome 4, daSolDulc1.2, whole genome shotgun sequence:
CAAAATAGGTATTTTAAAGGTAtttatactcatgctcaaaatataattaagagacttttcagactcgactcatgctcaaactcctTTTCaagaaattgatgaaaatattcattctttaactcaaagtAGTGCATAAAATACTTAAATGCAAGTCTCagctagggttcatgtgaatgaaaacatgaatccataatttGAAACTCGACTCAACATTGTGTAATTAAATATGCACCATAACTGAATaagaaattatataaataactcaagaattcactttaTGGGAATTGAGACTCAAACACCAAACTCAACTTGACTCTAGGAACATGTAGGGCACGACGATGAACTTAGACCAACGTTATGATATCCTTACATACCCATAACAAATGTTAACTGAGCGAAAATCGAAGACATGGGCTTGCAACTCTTGAACGCTAGCTCTTGTCCTTCTCTCCAATGCATGctctcaaaaatttcaaagtgttaatgagagaaaatataCATTAGGTACTGATAAAGGGTTAAATTTAGTCTCAAAAAGTCTTAGGTTAAGTttgaaaaatatggaaaaaataCGGTAATGCCCCTCATTAAATTGAGTATGGGCCACTACGGATACCTTCCTGCGGATCGTAGAAAATCCTATGGACCGTAGAAGGTCACTCATAGGAACCTTGGTCCAAAAGTAGGACCTATTAGAAATTAGCTAACTGGGTCTACGACTAACTCCCACGGGTCGTAGATTGTTGCATGAGTCGTCTTGCTGACTCGTAGGAGGAGTTCATAAGCTCCTCTAAAGGTGGAGTTTACGGGTCACTTTCTATGGAGCGTCTTAGGTCTTTCGGGTCGTCATTATAGATCTAGGAGTGGTCCTTGACCAATGGATTTTTGAATAAGTGTCAAGGGTCCTACGACCACcttttatgagtcgtagaccacTCGAGGCTCATCTTGCTTGTTTTTCCTGTGCACCAGGGGTCTAAGTCTCTAAGCCTCACCTTTGAGCCTCACCTATGGTTCGTATGAACTCCTAAGGGCCGTAAAAGCCACTATTAGGGAGGGTTGAagaaactcaaatatttctaagTGTTAGGGTGACCTACAAATGGCCACTTACGACCCGTAGGTACTCCTACTAACCATAGGTTTCACTCGTGGGCACTGGACAGTCTACTATTCTTGCTTTTTCTTAGGTTTTCTCTTGGTTCTCAGACTTCGTCTAGACTATAATAGTACGGGTGTTATAATATATCCCCCTTGgtatcattcatcctcgaatgatgaccaatCTAAGAATCTACTCAAGACACGAACACAATGCAAGAACTTAAAACATCAACTCAAGTATAGCTcactcaatttcatcaaactcaagaaggtactaacTCAAAGATAGGGATAAGAGTATTACCTTCATCATTGACACTAGGaagcacgaatagatgtgggtgCTTGGCTTTGATATCCTCTTCGGATTCCCATGTAGCCTCATCCAtttgatttttccataaaaCTTTGATTAAAGCCACTTTTTTTGTCTTCAACTtacgaacctgacgatcaagaatttgaaaaggaatctcctcataggacaagctatctttCACTCCGATATTTTCTGTAGGAACAATAAGTGAAGGATCATCTAagcatttcttaagcatggagGTATAGAACACTGGATGCACGACATCTAACTGTAATAGACTCTAATTTATAAGCAATATTGCCAACACTCTCGATAATCCGATAAGGACTAATATAACGCAAactcaacttttctttcttcccaaacctcataacaccTTTCCAGGGCGAAACATTCAAATACACCTAATCAgtcacctcaaactccaagtctcttctcctaacattagTATAGGATGTGCAGTCTTTTGTCTTTCTTCAATGAtttttaccttctccatagcttaaTGAACTAGGCCTGGCCCTATAAACTCAGTTTCACCAATACAGATTTAATCTTTATACTACTTGTTTCTCATTTAACAGTGAAGTTTTATATTCTTTGAATTGTTAATCGAATGAACCTGGAATACTgacgaagtttttatatttttcgaATCAATATCAGATTCAGACAGAGTAAAAAACCTGAAAGGTTTTAATCTCTAGAAACCTTAAATACAGAAAAGataatattaaatttcttaagcttGTTATATCCTGTATGAAAGTTAGCAaacaagaaataataaagatgaaaagaaaaagagagtatCCGAGTCCACATaattcactgtgtgtccttaaagaatttaatcccctcactaTATCTGAGGTTATCGATTATTTCCTCCTAGGATAAAAGGGATAAATCATTAAAGAAGTAGTGgtatctcaaacttcaataaGTCTAGCGAACTCCAAAGAcaacaacaaaatcacacaaagacacaactttatttgtaagaaaatatatgaagaagaaggagaaatttCGATGTCGAAAACTAAGAGGaaacctctctatttatagacaacaaagagTGCGAATTCACCTGTTCAGAACAGTCTCATCTGTTCCAAATAGACATGGTGTCTTTTGGGAAAGGAAATATCTGTTCGGAAAAAACAAGTCCTTTTCGAATCCacgaattttaaattaattccaTTTTgcaaattaattagttaattctattaattaattttcaatttaatgaatttaaattaattctatgaattaattaattaataagtaattcataaaattaataattaatattaaagaaaaaagaaatttattaataaaattgataaataaattttatctaaaaaattatcaatcaatcacatcAAAAGTCGAAGCTGAGCGACGACGATGACGGTGCGATGGGGTACCCTCTACTTAATGCTTTAAGAGGAAAAAGAAGTGTTTGCTAATATAAGGACCAAACCTTTCCTTTCTTCTACCAATAAGAGAGAAATGactttttatttctctttcacTTGGTTCTCCCACATTTTCTAATTCTTATTTTCCATTGATCACTTAAACCCAACAAAATCTAGATATTTAAGCATCACCCTCTTCACCAAAGTTTTCAGAAttaattttatgcaaattattactattatattaGCAGTATGTAACAATGGACAAATTCCACATATCTACCAAAAGATAAGGATGTGGTGTATTCGATAAGATTGTTTATCTTTTAGCTATTGATTTGGCTTCGAGCCTTGGATAGAGAAAAATATGAAGCGATACCCTCGAATTTTTTTCCCAATCTGTCACTTGCTTGTCCCTCTCTCATGAAAATGGTGACAACTTCTTTTGGGTCTGAAAGTCGCTTATAGTGGTTGTCTTGACAAAAAATAAACTGCCAAGCGGCCTCCGAATTCGATCCTATAGTCGTCTTCTTTTTTCGAAAAGTGCACAGTGAAAAGGGATGGATCTCATTCGACGTGTATACTTCACaacataataatttatttttaaaaataaaaacaacaattttGAACCTAAGAACTAATTAAAACAATACGACGACTACTGCTGCTGCTGCATAAAAGTAACAATAAATTAAACTTCTAATCAAAGAGACTAAAATTGAAatcttcttcatcaaattcTTCCTCCTTGTCaactttcttttcctcttttttctctttaacAACAACTTGTCCATCAACACTAGCATTATTTGTACCACCAATACATCCAAAGGACATAGAAGTAGTAGTAGAAGCCAATTTTTGTTTGCCagcagcaattaactcattaaTGTCTTTGCCTTCCACTTGTGACAATAATAGTTCAATTTTCACATCATCAATTTCAGCTCCAACAGAATTCAAAATCTTCTTCAAATCATTAGCTGATGGGCTAGAGTTGCCACCCAATTGGGCCAACAAATAGGCTGCGATCACCTTCATATCTAGCTAAGTTTCAAGATTCTTGAAAACTagattaatattttttcaagaataagaaaagaaaaaaaactgtGAGAAATATGTGTCCTACTAAAGGTACATTTAGACACTTGTAGGATGTCCAATTTGACTTAGAATTGGTAGACAtaattaaatccatattttagttgGATTATGGAATATGATTCCTTCTACTAATAGGATAgggaaaggaaaaaagaaaaaggaaaaatctGAAATCCAGCACTGACAAGGAAAATACCTATGACCATGGGAAAATTGACTGAGACAGGACTTACATAGAGGCATTCTTATTGAAGGAAAATTTCAGAAATATATAATTGTCTAATTCACATTGTAAAAATATAGTTCAAAATTTACATTACAAATTGTTAGCCCCAAATCACCATATGTTATACAATATTATACATCCGATATACAACAATAtacaaaatattcatattttatcttttacaaaaatatttaaaagtttgatatatacatcattatatataatacaatattataaaaaattataagatatatttatacattcataTATGAATACattattatacaaaaaataaacatCGTCTTTTCCCTTGAATTCAAGCATTTGATTCATCCAAAAACAACTCAAAAACTGCACCAAATCCCCCAAAATTTAAGGTTAGACTCCTTAGTATGTAGCCTATCTTTTGCAACTAATCCACTTGAAATGGAGACTCGTTGATGTTATAGGCAAGGTGAATGTAACTCATCAAAAGTTTTAGAGAAAATCATCAGTGAACTCGAATAACTTGGCGAGATGAGTAGGAGATCGGCGAATTGCCAATCAAGATGGTGAACTCGATCAATCTCGCCGATTGATCTCCTTCAATTTTTTATCAGGGTTAAGTTAGTCCTTTCTTATTCAATTAATACCTAAATGATGTCGTTTTGGACCAATTTCTAAAACCTATAACTATCTAAGCCCTTCAAATTCCCCTAATTCCCTCTCTAATCACCCTATATAAATcttctctctagaattctcttccAAAGATCTATCTTCAAGTCAGAGCTAGAGCTTCAAGGTTCAAGTCTCCTACTCAATATTTCAAGCTTGattttaatcaaggtatgtgaagatTTATCCATGGATCGTCTTCcatccatggaatcccaaaggtTTCCCAattatctcttttatgaatTTCTCTTAAACCCTAGTTTTTAATCAATTTTCATTGGGtcaatttatttatgtttttactTAATTCCAATAGCTTATTCATGCATTATTAATCTCAAACAtgtttttaatatgttttacttGGACCCGTGCATAATGTCATGATTTCCaactatgaactatgaatttatgatcaagaatttaaaaatgttttatgaatgatttacataaagttatgaattatgttttgaAGTATGTTTCAAGAAAATAACCATGAGTTGTAAAAGTCTCTCTTACAATATGAAAGAAGTTatgatttggatgcttagaaaggtaagtgttcATATGTTTAAGTTATGATTatggttttcaaggagctattcttataaaGTATTTTATAAAAGTGGATtggtattttctttcctttcctaaTGGTTATGTTTCTCATGTATTCTGTTGGGATTGATGTAGAACCGGGAGAACTTTGTGGTGGGGATTCACAAGAGAATCCCAGTAGCAACCCCTAGTTCCAAAGCTACATTCCAACCTAGGTGCCTTAATGgcctagttagtggatccatatatagctcatgttcatgttt
This window encodes:
- the LOC129885039 gene encoding 60S acidic ribosomal protein P2-like; translated protein: MKVIAAYLLAQLGGNSSPSANDLKKILNSVGAEIDDVKIELLLSQVEGKDINELIAAGKQKLASTTTSMSFGCIGGTNNASVDGQVVVKEKKEEKKVDKEEEFDEEDFNFSLFD